From one Paracoccus pantotrophus genomic stretch:
- a CDS encoding CaiB/BaiF CoA transferase family protein, whose translation MTLQTDMQELDIGATDAAGGQGRIDCRGVLSGIRVLDLTRVVAGPLAAQTLADLGADVIKVERVGDGDDLRSLGPPWVEGRPGAPEQSTYFQMVNRNKRSIGLDFSRPQGAELLRRLAAESDVFIENFRTGTLARYGLGYEDLRKINPRLIYCSITGFGQTGPYNDRSGYDYLVQAMGGQMAVTGQPEADGGIPTRVGVPIADITAGNNAAIAILAALLHRQNGGQGQHIDIALFDSQVALLMNNIGSWLNARAPLPRTGNEHPTAVPNGVFECADGFVLIATFNDREFARLAGALGHPEWAEDPRFLRSRDRLENRVALTAEMNAVLSTNLRAHWMERILAAKVSCGPINEMPDIEEDPQLQARGMFVTMEHPVTGTVRLVGSPLRLSETPVIYRSAPPLAGEHSDEVLRQCLSLSVEELEKLRDEAII comes from the coding sequence ATGACCCTACAGACAGACATGCAAGAACTCGACATAGGCGCCACGGATGCGGCGGGCGGCCAGGGCCGGATCGACTGCCGGGGCGTTCTTTCGGGCATCCGGGTGCTGGACCTGACGCGGGTCGTGGCCGGACCGTTGGCGGCGCAGACCCTGGCCGACCTGGGCGCCGATGTCATCAAGGTCGAGCGCGTGGGCGATGGCGACGACCTGCGCAGCCTGGGCCCGCCCTGGGTCGAGGGCCGGCCCGGCGCGCCCGAGCAATCGACCTATTTCCAGATGGTCAACCGCAACAAGCGTTCGATCGGGCTGGACTTCTCGCGTCCGCAAGGGGCCGAGCTTCTGCGCCGGCTTGCCGCCGAATCGGATGTTTTCATCGAGAACTTCCGCACCGGAACCCTGGCGCGATATGGGCTGGGCTATGAGGATCTGCGCAAGATCAATCCGCGGCTGATCTATTGCTCGATCACCGGTTTCGGGCAGACCGGGCCCTATAACGACCGCTCGGGCTACGATTACCTGGTGCAGGCCATGGGCGGGCAGATGGCCGTCACCGGCCAGCCCGAGGCGGATGGCGGCATCCCGACCCGCGTGGGCGTGCCCATCGCCGACATCACCGCCGGCAACAATGCCGCCATCGCCATCCTAGCGGCCTTGCTGCATCGCCAGAACGGCGGGCAGGGTCAGCATATCGACATCGCGCTGTTCGACAGCCAGGTGGCGCTGCTGATGAACAATATCGGCTCGTGGCTGAACGCGCGCGCGCCGCTGCCGCGCACCGGCAACGAACATCCGACCGCGGTGCCGAACGGCGTCTTCGAATGCGCGGACGGCTTCGTCCTGATCGCGACCTTCAACGACCGCGAGTTCGCCCGGCTGGCCGGCGCATTGGGCCACCCGGAATGGGCCGAGGATCCGCGCTTCCTGCGCTCGCGCGACCGGCTGGAGAACCGCGTGGCGCTGACGGCCGAGATGAACGCCGTGCTGTCCACCAACCTGCGCGCGCATTGGATGGAGAGGATCCTGGCCGCCAAGGTCTCTTGCGGGCCGATCAACGAGATGCCCGACATCGAAGAGGATCCCCAGCTTCAGGCGCGCGGCATGTTCGTGACCATGGAGCATCCCGTCACCGGCACCGTGCGCCTGGTCGGCAGCCCGCTGCGGCTGTCCGAGACGCCGGTGATCTATCGCTCGGCCCCGCCGCTTGCCGGCGAGCATAGCGACGAGGTGCTGCGGCAATGCCTCTCGCTTTCCGTCGAGGAGTTGGAGAAGCTGCGCGACGAAGCGATCATCTGA
- a CDS encoding SDR family NAD(P)-dependent oxidoreductase yields MDLRLRGLKAAVTGGTRGIGNAIVHVLAEEGCALATCGRAPERIESLRRQMDDAGVRFHGETVQGRDGEAVRNWMRNSIEALDGLDIFIASLSAGGGTDEERYWYRNFEIDLMSAVRGVEEALPALRRSQSPSILILATMAASETFVAPMAYNAIKAALVTWSKQLSQQLAPEGIRVNCLSPGPTMFKGSNWEMIRVARSRIYDNAVRQQPTRRMGTAEEIARSAVFLASPAASWCNGSHLLVDGGFSKRVPF; encoded by the coding sequence ATGGATCTGCGGTTGAGGGGCCTGAAGGCGGCGGTGACCGGGGGAACGCGGGGAATCGGCAATGCCATCGTGCATGTCCTGGCCGAGGAAGGCTGCGCCCTTGCCACCTGCGGCCGCGCGCCCGAGCGCATCGAATCGCTGCGCCGGCAGATGGATGACGCCGGGGTCCGCTTTCATGGCGAAACCGTCCAGGGGCGCGACGGCGAGGCCGTGCGCAACTGGATGCGGAACTCGATCGAGGCCCTGGACGGGCTCGACATCTTCATCGCCTCGCTGTCCGCCGGCGGCGGCACGGACGAAGAGCGCTACTGGTACCGCAATTTCGAGATCGACCTGATGTCCGCCGTCCGCGGCGTCGAGGAGGCGCTGCCCGCCCTGCGCCGGTCGCAAAGCCCCTCGATCCTGATCCTGGCGACCATGGCCGCCTCCGAAACCTTCGTCGCGCCCATGGCCTATAACGCCATCAAGGCGGCGCTCGTCACCTGGTCCAAGCAGCTTTCCCAGCAGCTTGCCCCCGAGGGCATCCGGGTCAACTGCCTGTCGCCCGGCCCGACCATGTTCAAGGGCTCGAACTGGGAAATGATCCGCGTCGCGCGGTCGCGCATCTATGACAACGCCGTCCGCCAGCAGCCCACCCGGCGCATGGGCACCGCCGAGGAGATCGCGCGCTCGGCCGTGTTCCTGGCAAGCCCGGCCGCGTCCTGGTGCAACGGATCGCATCTGCTGGTGGACGGCGGCTTTTCCAAGCGCGTCCCGTTTTGA
- a CDS encoding acetyl-CoA acetyltransferase, protein MKDKAFPRAACAIAGAATFGIGLCEGHSALEMTARAGLLALEDAGLGLADVDGLFTCLPEDLLGGLAVAEYLGVKARFVDNNRTGGSSFLNHLMTACFMISAGYMDTALICYGSNQRSAAGRLVSALRGSVYEAPHGARMPIGGYALAASRHMHDYGTTRKQLGAVALAARAWARLNPEAFRREPLDMQEYLAARMVSSPLGALDCCLVTDGAAAVVVTALDRACDLRKKPVAVLGAGAETTHKEIAAMPDLCVTGAKLSGRRAYAAAGYGPADMDMVQLYDAFTINTILFLEDLGFCPKGEGGRFVQDGAIAPGGALPVNTNGGGLSCVHPGMYGLFTLVEAVRQIRGEAGERQLAAADLALCHGNGGVLSSQTSVILGSMDTV, encoded by the coding sequence ATGAAGGATAAGGCCTTTCCGCGCGCCGCCTGCGCCATCGCCGGCGCCGCCACCTTCGGCATCGGCCTGTGCGAGGGCCACAGCGCGCTCGAGATGACCGCCAGGGCCGGGCTTCTGGCGCTTGAGGATGCGGGCCTCGGCCTTGCCGATGTGGACGGGCTTTTCACCTGCCTGCCCGAGGATCTGCTGGGCGGGCTGGCGGTGGCGGAATACCTGGGCGTCAAGGCCCGGTTCGTGGACAACAACCGCACCGGCGGCTCGTCCTTTCTGAACCATCTGATGACGGCCTGCTTCATGATCTCGGCCGGATACATGGACACGGCGCTGATCTGCTATGGCTCGAACCAGCGGTCGGCGGCGGGGCGGCTGGTCTCGGCCCTGCGCGGCTCGGTCTACGAGGCGCCGCATGGCGCGCGCATGCCCATCGGCGGCTATGCGCTGGCCGCCAGCCGCCACATGCACGATTATGGCACCACCAGAAAGCAGCTGGGCGCGGTGGCGCTGGCCGCGCGTGCCTGGGCGCGGCTGAACCCCGAGGCATTCCGGCGCGAGCCGCTGGACATGCAGGAATACCTGGCCGCGCGCATGGTTTCCTCGCCGCTGGGGGCCTTGGACTGCTGCCTGGTCACGGACGGGGCGGCGGCGGTGGTCGTGACCGCGCTGGACCGTGCCTGCGACCTGCGCAAGAAGCCGGTGGCGGTGCTGGGCGCCGGGGCCGAGACCACGCACAAGGAAATCGCCGCCATGCCCGACCTTTGCGTCACCGGCGCCAAGCTGTCGGGCCGGCGCGCCTATGCCGCGGCGGGCTACGGTCCCGCCGACATGGACATGGTGCAGCTCTACGACGCCTTTACCATCAACACGATCCTGTTCCTCGAAGACCTTGGCTTTTGCCCCAAGGGCGAGGGCGGGCGCTTCGTCCAGGACGGGGCCATTGCGCCGGGCGGTGCCCTGCCGGTCAACACCAATGGCGGGGGGCTCTCTTGCGTACATCCGGGCATGTATGGGCTGTTCACGCTGGTCGAGGCCGTGCGCCAGATCCGCGGCGAGGCGGGCGAGCGCCAGCTGGCGGCGGCCGATCTTGCGCTGTGCCATGGCAATGGCGGGGTGCTGTCCTCGCAGACCAGCGTCATCCTGGGCAGCATGGATACGGTCTGA
- a CDS encoding Zn-ribbon domain-containing OB-fold protein: protein MAASSTASLGPEAEYLQALRDGRFCYQRTAEGRAVFPPRLAAPGDGAVLEWAQSSGRGRVHAVTEQPQKPPAPSRIIAIVEMDEGFRLLSRIEAGAPVRIGQRLRAVIAGESDPPHVFFVLQGEQDEG from the coding sequence ATGGCAGCATCATCCACAGCGTCTTTGGGCCCCGAGGCCGAATATTTGCAAGCCCTGCGCGACGGCCGTTTCTGCTATCAGCGCACGGCCGAGGGGCGGGCGGTCTTTCCGCCCCGCCTGGCCGCGCCCGGCGACGGGGCGGTGCTGGAATGGGCGCAATCCTCGGGCCGGGGCCGGGTCCATGCCGTGACCGAGCAGCCGCAAAAGCCGCCCGCGCCCAGCCGCATCATCGCCATCGTCGAGATGGACGAGGGTTTCCGCCTGCTGTCGCGGATCGAGGCCGGGGCGCCGGTCAGGATCGGCCAGCGCCTGCGCGCGGTGATCGCCGGCGAAAGCGATCCGCCGCATGTCTTCTTCGTGTTGCAAGGGGAACAGGATGAAGGATAA
- a CDS encoding DcaP family trimeric outer membrane transporter, which produces MKIKEKIGSVGQMAAAVLIGGTGAAAAQDLTALEARISALENRQAESGQLTLAPGVKLTFYGYTKLDLITDNDYDLGATTGAMAGVTAGSPLEGSGSNAHAYESRLGLRASIDTDIGEVKLTLEGDFFGSGGNFRLRHAYGEVGPLLAGQTWTNWVPAEGGPAAVQDFNGLAGGSYYRTPQVRYTFRPNDQWRFAVALEEDYAPGTASRVAVSGFAGYANGPLKIGMGAISRGLETSSFGDVTGFGYAIGADYEAWQGGKLHAQYVGGKGISTLLNNAGFSGLEVGAAGKYAFDVDAAGDPVKAKGVKLGITQKLGQKSDLSLAHGFQRFDDFAGALGSHTREINSTHVTYRYFATKSVMLAAEAAYVEREQFDGASFDNTRLQGVVKFTF; this is translated from the coding sequence ATGAAAATCAAGGAAAAAATCGGCTCTGTCGGCCAGATGGCCGCGGCAGTCCTGATCGGAGGGACAGGCGCGGCGGCCGCGCAGGATCTGACGGCTCTGGAGGCGCGCATCTCCGCGCTGGAGAACCGCCAGGCCGAAAGCGGCCAGCTGACCCTGGCGCCGGGTGTAAAACTGACGTTTTACGGGTATACGAAACTCGACCTCATCACGGACAACGACTACGATCTGGGCGCGACCACCGGGGCCATGGCCGGGGTGACGGCCGGCAGCCCGCTGGAGGGTTCGGGCTCGAACGCCCATGCCTATGAAAGCCGGCTGGGCCTGCGCGCCAGCATCGACACCGATATCGGCGAGGTGAAGCTTACGCTCGAAGGGGACTTCTTCGGCAGCGGCGGCAATTTCCGCCTGCGCCACGCCTATGGCGAGGTCGGGCCGCTGCTGGCGGGCCAGACCTGGACCAACTGGGTGCCGGCCGAAGGCGGCCCCGCCGCGGTGCAGGACTTCAACGGCCTGGCGGGCGGCAGCTATTACCGCACGCCGCAGGTCCGCTATACCTTCCGGCCCAACGACCAGTGGCGCTTCGCCGTCGCGCTGGAAGAGGATTACGCGCCCGGCACCGCCTCGCGCGTCGCCGTGTCCGGTTTCGCGGGCTATGCCAACGGGCCGCTGAAGATCGGCATGGGCGCGATCTCGCGCGGGCTGGAAACCAGCAGCTTCGGCGACGTCACCGGCTTCGGCTATGCCATCGGCGCCGATTACGAGGCCTGGCAGGGCGGCAAGCTGCATGCGCAATATGTCGGCGGCAAGGGCATCTCGACCCTGCTGAACAATGCCGGCTTCTCGGGGCTGGAAGTGGGGGCAGCGGGCAAATACGCCTTTGACGTCGATGCGGCGGGCGACCCGGTCAAGGCCAAGGGCGTGAAGCTGGGCATCACCCAGAAGCTGGGCCAGAAAAGCGACCTGTCGCTGGCGCATGGCTTCCAGCGATTCGACGATTTTGCCGGCGCCCTGGGCAGCCATACCAGGGAAATCAACTCGACCCACGTGACCTATCGCTATTTCGCGACGAAATCCGTGATGCTGGCGGCCGAGGCGGCCTATGTCGAGCGCGAGCAATTCGACGGGGCGAGCTTCGACAATACCCGCCTGCAAGGTGTGGTGAAGTTCACCTTCTGA